The sequence below is a genomic window from Nicotiana tomentosiformis chromosome 6, ASM39032v3, whole genome shotgun sequence.
CTTTTGCTATTTTCTTCCTGTGCAACCCAAGCATTGATTTCGTTAGTTTACTTTTTTATCTTTTGTTATTAATAAACGAGAACAGAGCTGGATTTATTGTTGAAATGTTATTTGCTTCTTTTGAGATGGAACAATGCTATGAATCAAAGAACAGTCTAGAATAGCAATTGTCTCCCGTTTATTCTCATAAATCCAATCAAAATCACTATATCTGGTAGTCTGGTACTTCAAAGGAGAGGTTCACATAGAAGCAATTGTTTTTTGTTCGTGGCCCCTTTTACCTTCAGTTTCatttatttgttgtgattttgtttttttCCCTCTCTTTTGCTTTCTTTTACCAATTATCTTTCACAAAATTTTCAACCAGTACCAATGTTATCGACTAATCAGAATATTTAATGTATTCATAACCATAGTTCACTACTGGAAAATTCTGTCCAATGTGTAATAGCAAATTCTTAACGAGACAGCTGATACCACATTAATGCAGAATAACTCTGCTTGGATGCTCAACTTGTTTCATTCTCTTCTAAGTTCTAAATCATATAACTTACACAAGAAAATCAATATCTTGTAGCTCTACAGGTAGTGTAAAATTCCCATCTCTAATAGCCATCAACTCACTTGATTTCCCTTCCAAATAAGCTTCCAAAAATGCAACCAGAAACCCTCCAACAAATCTCCTCATTGGTTCTCTAGATTTCCCTTTCTTGCACAAACAATAAGTAGCCTTGCCTCTAATCCCTTTCGTTTCATCATCTAACATATCATTATGTCCATAATCCTTTGCCACAAAGTAACAAGCTGGCTTGCAACATTCACTGTAAAAATCGCGATGGTTTACTCCATTGGGAGCACAAGCTGGGAAGAGAAGGTTCTTTTTAACTTCTCCTAAACCCGAGCCAATCACCATCACTGACATATCAAGATTGAAGGAGTGAGGAGTATAGGTGAGAACCGCTGGTGGAGTTTGTTTTCCTTTGTCCATGCCATCAACAGGATCAACACCGATCAATGCTGAAAATTTCAGGTTAGTAGAAATATTAGCAATTTTTCCAAGAGCTAGCGCGAATGCAACTTTTCCTCCACGGCTATGGCCTGCTAGTCCAAGTTTTTTCAAGTTTGGCTCTACTCCGGATGGAAGGTAATGGTGCAATCCTTCAGCTAGCCAATTTGTGATTTCAGCAGTGGATTTGATATCCTCAGTTGCATCTGCTCCTTCCACCAAATATAACTAGTACAAGGCAAATGAAATATCAGTTGAGAACCACAAATGAAAATCAATTCAAGTTACATATACTGAAATTTATACTATCAGTATAGTTTAACGTGTGATAGCAGATTAGTTATCATTTTTACTCGGTTACCAAGGTGGGGAGtttttggagggaaggatgccgagggtctattggaaacagcctctctacctcatggtaggggtaaggtttgcgtacacactaccctccccagaccccactagtgggattatactgggttgttgttgttgttgttatatgttaTTAATGGCCTGGATGCGTAAAGATTTTTAATATTGTCACCGCATACAGTAGTGGATTCATGACTATGCGTTCAAACTTTaagatttttagcattgaactTATTGTATTTTTGAAGTTATGGATTCTGAGCTATTATTTATTACAAATATTTCGCGTCAAAAGTACTGAGTTCAGTTGAACCTGATACTAATATGTTGCATCCGCCTCTGACCGCATAGAACTTAAACtcaatgaaaataaaataattgtcACTAGCAAAACAGTATACAGAATATACTGTAATGATTGGTTGATTTATAAATCATTATACTAGATCTTAATTTCCCAATCCAGAAACTGTTAATACTAGTTATAAATAGCATGTACTAACAAATCTCTGCTTCCCAATAACCTCATATTATATCAATATTTCCTTTACCAGACTTTCAATTGTTTTGAAGAGGATACCAAGAACAAGAATAAGCTAAGTACTATCACACTTTAGGATGATTGTTTAATTCTGAGAGTGAGTTCACAATCAATAAAGTGAAAAAGGAACAAACCTGAGGAGCCACAACAATGAAGCCATGAGAAGAGACATGTTGAATAAGCTGAGAATAGAAAGAATTGTAAAGAAGATAGCCATGAAGAAATATCAGTACAGGGTAGTTTCCTGCTTCTGATGGGGTAGCAATCAAGAGAGCCTTTGGAGGAGAAGGATCACTGTTACATGTTTGTGGCTCAATTTTTACCAGCCTAGTCTTATAATTTCCAATATCAAATGCAGTAGTGGAAGTAGTAGAACAAGTAACAGAGGAAGAGTAACTTATCACCATGTCTGAAGTATATCTCTTTCTAagtttttaatttattatatattGTGCTGTTTTTTTATATACCtttttgtttcttttcctttGGTTAAGATAAAGTTCTCTTTTGTGGTCACCATAGACCCACCTTTAGTGTGTTTTCTAGTGTTTGGGACTTTTGGCAATGGGAAAGCAGGAAACTATGGTCTGCTAGATATTTGACATTTTTGTCCTCGGCTAGATGGACACCATTCTACGTGCcgattcaaaatttaaatcctAAGTTCATATTTACTacttttgtaattttaataaatttttatatataaatttttattcTACGTaaaaaattatgggttcaattaAATCCGTCTGTTCAACACTACAATCGCCCCAGTTCTCTGGGACCTTCTGCATTAGCAATTTAGCATGATTAGTTCTAACTGATGGCAAAATACCATGTCTTCCGATATTATTTAACTTAGAGATTAACTTTTTTTTCGTGTCTATCTGTCTGGTGGACGCCTGCTGTAAtagttaaaaaatatttttttttttgataaggcaAACAATTTGTTCCAACAACTCCGaattatgtttatttatttagatTATTCGATCCAAAGTTTTTAAGCAAGAAGAAAATGTTTAACAATGACTATAACAAGCTATTTTGGAAATCCAATTACAAGTACTATCTTTAGTGAAGAAAAAAGGGTCTGTCCGAATACGTAAATATTAACTTGCCGCCTAATTTCTCGCGGTTAATGGAAGTGTCATGATATTAATTAGTTTTCATAATACAAAATTGCTTCGTTGAGATTTAAATGATGTGAAAAATTATTTCAATAAATTGAATTGTTTTGACATTTACTTATTATAAAATAATACAGCAACGTGAATGGTCTAAATACATTCAGTTAATACAGAATGTCTTAACTAGCCGGTTAATCTTCGTTTATCAAGGACAAACCTATGAATTTTTCCCAACTTTTTATATGTTTTCCTCTCCACAAATCCTCCTAAATTTAATTCAAGCCTCAAAATTAGCTAGCCATGACACAAGGTCTATAAATATTGATGAACATCGATCCAAATACGTTAATACATTGCATTTAAACAATATAATCACTTAATTCTGTCGCACaaacaaagtaaaaaaaaaaaaaaacattattCAGTTAAAGATGGCTTCAAACAAGGTCATTGCCGTGCTTTTCATCGCAATGGTTACAATGTTTGTTGCTACAAACGTTGTTGTGGCAGACAGTGAAGATGATCTTGCATATAAGGAATGTTACGAAAATGGAATCAACCTTGGTGCGACCGAAGAAAGTGTCAAAAGAGAATGCAAAAGCATCGTATACGAGAATGCACTGCGTACCTAGGACATGATTAAGGAAGTGATATGTATATTTCACTTTTAATTTTCCTGCTATCTTTTTGGCGATGCTTTTATACATgtttattgaaaagaaaaaatattaatgtaacatcaaaataatgaaaaattgaaatttttgttacTATATTTCCAGCTCTTtgattcttctctcttttttttctttttctttcatgaTCCTCATGATTAGATTATGAATATAAGATTTTCATAAGAGCTAACAACTTATATTTGCAAAATCTGAAAGAAACaaaggagaaaaaagaagaagagaaattaACTTAAATACCCGTTCACTCAAAATAATagctcaaatatatatatataattagtgTACAATAAATATATATTGACTaggagatgtaaatattttttatcaaCGGACAAATATGTAACTATccgaagaaagaaa
It includes:
- the LOC104093037 gene encoding chlorophyllase-2, with the translated sequence MVISYSSSVTCSTTSTTAFDIGNYKTRLVKIEPQTCNSDPSPPKALLIATPSEAGNYPVLIFLHGYLLYNSFYSQLIQHVSSHGFIVVAPQLYLVEGADATEDIKSTAEITNWLAEGLHHYLPSGVEPNLKKLGLAGHSRGGKVAFALALGKIANISTNLKFSALIGVDPVDGMDKGKQTPPAVLTYTPHSFNLDMSVMVIGSGLGEVKKNLLFPACAPNGVNHRDFYSECCKPACYFVAKDYGHNDMLDDETKGIRGKATYCLCKKGKSREPMRRFVGGFLVAFLEAYLEGKSSELMAIRDGNFTLPVELQDIDFLV